The following DNA comes from Mesoplodon densirostris isolate mMesDen1 chromosome 9, mMesDen1 primary haplotype, whole genome shotgun sequence.
GCCACGTGCCTGACCCTCAGGGCCAGGTCTTACTCATGATCCCCCAGGGCAGACAGTCACTCCCAGGTGCTTACTGCAGAGCCCCTGTCCTTGGAGGGTCTCTCAGGACCCCTGCtcctcccccagagcctcagCGAGTCTTCTCCATCTCCTGGACCAGCCTCCCGTCTTCCTCATGAGCACTTGGTGATGACTCTTGGAAAAGagccaggggtgtgtgtgtaaagTCCCCTGTGTCTAGGGCTCCCAGGGATTGACGGTTTGCCACCAAAGGCAGTGGCAGGGCCAGCATCAGGGGCATGTGACCCATGCAGCCACACAGGGCTCCGTGCTCAGAAGGGCCctgtgcttggtttaatgctctgtcaTCCTTGACCATTTTTGAATAAGGGGCCCCACATTTCATTTTGCTATGGACTCTATACATGATGTAGCTGATCTTGGACAGAGGACTGAATggtccctgcctcagtttcccctcctggCTCTGTCTTCACCTGCTGTAGTTCCACCTTCAGCATTAGAGGAGGAGGCCAGCATGGTCACCACAGGAATTTTGCTGAAATCTCCCCAGGAATTTGGAGAACTGAGCTTTGTGAGTAATATTGACCTTCCCTTGGTGGTCGGACCCACACACACGTCAAAACTGAGTGTAAGTTATCATGTAGCCAAAGCTGAGATCCAGCCAATGGATACAACCTgggcactcaaaaaaaaaaaaaaatcatgacactatcaacagaatgaaaaaggcaacccaccgaatgggagaacatatatgcaaatcatATATACGGTAAGGGATTAATATCAAGAATATGTAAAGTATTCctgaaactcaacaacaaaaagccaacaacccaattgaaaaataggtaagacttgaatagatgtttctctgttcaaagaagacacacagggcctccctggtggcgcagtggttgagagtccgcctgccgatgcaggggatacgggttcgtgccccgatctgggaggatcccatatgccgcggagcggctgggcccatgagccatggccgctgggcctgcgcgtccggaacctgtgctccgcaacgggagaggccacaacagtgagaggcccgcgtaccgcaaaaagaaaaaaaaaaaaaaaaaaaagaagacacacaaatggccaaaaacacaagaaaagatgcttagcatcactaatcattagggaaacgcaagtcaaaaccacaatgaagtactgcctcacacccattaggacggctattataaaaacaaacaaacagaaaatataacatgtgttggtgaggatgtggagaaactggaaccgtTGTGCATGGCTGGtatgaatgtaaaatggtgccgctgctgtgaaaaacagtatggcaggcttccctggtggctcagtggttaagaatctgcctgccaaggcaggggacacgggttcaagccctggtccaggaagatcccacatgtcatggagcaattaagcccgtgtaacacaactactgagcctgcgctctagagcccatgagccacaactactgagctcgtgtgccgcaactactgaggcccacgcacctagagcccgtgctccgcaacaaaagaagccaccgcaatgagaagcccttgcaccgcaaagaagagtagcccccactcaccgcaactagggaaagcccacgcacagcaacaaagacccaatgcagccaaaaataaataaataaatgtaaaaaacagtatggcagttctttaaaaaatcaaaacagtattattgtctgattcagcaattccacttcacaGTATATACACAAAAAGATTGAAAGAAAGGActcacccatgttcacagcagcatttgtCATGATGGCCAAAAGATGgaggcaacccaagtgtccattgatggaaggatggataaacaatggaatattatcctgctacaaaaagaaaggaaattctgacacatgctacaacatggatggaccttgaggacattatgctaagtgaaataagccagtcacaaaaggacaaatattgtatgattccactcacatGGAGTTCCTAGAACAAGCAAatttgtagagacagaaagcagaagaatGGTGGGtgtcaggagctgggggaggggatggggagttagtgttcagtggggacagagtttcagtttgggaagatgaaaaagttctggaatgGATGGTGGGAATGCTGCACAATAATaggaatgtacttaatgcctgTGAATGGTACACTTGATAGTGaaaatggtaaactttatgttatgtatattttagcataattttaaaaaatttcaggatGTGGCATAGTGGTGAGGAACACAGGGCCCCAAAACCAGGTAGAATGGACATCTGGCTCTACCTCTtagctgctgtgtgaccttgaggaagttactcaacttctctgagcttctgtcTCCTCTtgtgaaaaataggaaaaatagggaattccctggcggtccagtggttaggactccatgcttccactgcaggggccacgggttccatccctggtcaggattCCTGCATGCTGGGCCGTTCagcgctgccaaaaaaaaaaaaaaaaaaaaaaaaaaaaaccaaaataatagtatctacttcaaAGGACtgctatgagaattaaataatgaTCGTAATAATGGCACCCGATATTTTCTGGAATCTTGAATTAACTAACTTAGGCctcatttcccccttttttgGTTACTGTGCCCCTTTCTGTGTTAGGGAAATTCCCCACCCTATGTGAGAACACCAGACACCACCTTTCCCAGCCTCGGGTGAtccagggagatcaggagtgaTCTGGGCTTCACTAAGCAGATGCAGCCCCACCCCGGTCCCGCCCTGCCATCAAATCCAACGTTTGGCGGGGTGGTCCTCCCCCAGGCCAGGCTGAGGTGGGTTTCTCCCTGTGCCCTGATGTGCAGGTTTCCTAAGGGCTGAGAACTCCCGGTCCCTCTCAGTCCATCCCTTTTCTGCTGGGTCAGCAATAGTTGTTGCCTCGGATGTTGCCTGTTGTCTCCCCAAAGCAGCCATCTTGCCTTCCTCCTTACTATCAGAAGCCGGGTGGCTCAGGTGGCACTGTGCCCAGATCAAAATATTCATCTTCCTGGATTCCTGCTGCCAAGGGTGAAAGCCGCTGGGTGGGGCTCCTGGGAAAGCTTTGCAAACAAGACTGTGATGGCACCACTCCCGAGCCTTctgcccttttccttttctcccccttCCTTAGTCTTTGCGGCAGCCAGACGATCTTGAACATGAACTTGGGGGAtgcaggaggggaagggaggtggtGGTACCTGTGAAGCTGTGAagtgatggggctggagctgaggaCGGGGTGGTGGGGTGAGGAGTGAAGTCCCCTGGGTTCCCTGACGTGAGAATTGGAGTCCTGCATCTTTTCTTATGTAGCAAGACTACTTAGGAGTTATTTTGTTATATCTTAACAActgatatttaaattattaaactaCAATTTAAAACATAGTTCTTCAGCTTACACATCACATTTGTCTCTTTATAGGTATGGCAGGTTTGAACTCTTTTAATATATCTTCAAACATTTAAACTGCATTTATAGATGTAAtacatttggtttccttttaatGTACTTCATTGTCCAAATTAACAATGAAAAAACCTCCCTGGGCATTAAACAATTCTGATAAACTTTTAAATAGGTTGAACCTAAAGTTCTCTTAAATGTTAAAATGCaatatgtagggacttccctggtggcgcagtggttaagaatccgtctgccaatgcaggggagacgggttggatccctggtccgagaagatcccacatgctgcagagcaactaagcccgtgtgccacaactactgagcctgcactctaggacccatgagccacaactactgagcccttgtgccacaactactgaagcccatgcgcctagtgcccatgctccgcaacaagagaagccaccacaatgagaagcccatgcaccacaacgaagagtagcccccgctcgccacaactagagaaaacctgcgtgcagcaacgaagacccagtgcagccaaaaagaaaaaaaaaaagcaatatataaACTTTAATATTTCCAGTTGAAACCACAAGTCTAAATCAATTTTTAACTACACAATTTTAAAAGCAGTTATTGGGTGGAAACAGGGAGTTACTAAAAATGGGCACAAGGTTCTTTCTGGGTGAGGGAAATGTTCCAAAATTAGATTGTGGCGATATCTGCTCTGCTCTGAATTTGCTAAAAAgtcactgaattgtatgcttaaAACAAGTGAATTTCATGGTATGTAaactacatctcaataaagcttccATACCATGAAATTCACTTGttaaaagctgttaaaaaagaaaatgcagggaattccctggcagtccagtagttaagggctccatgctttcactgcctagggcgagggttcgatccctgtttggggaactaagatccccgcatGCCGCACAGtgcagcaagaaaaagaaatgcatacataagtcaaagagacagagagagagaaaaacaaaacaaaacaaaaaactactgcACATTTTACCACCTAACTCAGGTCAGTAATGCCCAGGCTGGCCTGGCTGCAGACAGGATCCTTTTGGCCACGCCTGTGTGCCTGCCACAGAGACCCCCGTCTTTGGGGCCTGCACAGGACACAGCCTGGCTTCCCCTCACTGCCTCTAACCCTCGCAGGTGGAGGGTTCCCCTCTGAGTTCTTGGTAGAAGAAGTAAGTGAGAGGACTATGATGATGGTGAAGAGAAGGGAGGGCTCTGAATAGTAAAGTGAGGGAAGTCATAAGTGATGACCttattatccattcatttatttcttaggaGGGGTTCCTAACTGCTTTAAGGTTcagggtggaggagagagaaggtgagGGAGTTTATGCCTGAGGGCCTCGGGCCATTTTTTCAGTGTCAGATAAGGACAAGCAGcttcctcaaggtcacaaagcaccggtgCTGGGGAATGGGCAAAAACGCAGTTGCCAGTTCTGGCTTCGCTAATACTCCTAAGTTGGTTACTCTGAGCAAGCTACTTAACATGAAGGATGCTCACTTTCcgcatctgtaaatggggattcTGGGGTGGTTGTGAGAACAAAACCGCACTCTCTATAAATTCTGAGCAGATGTAGGCTCACAATGCCATTATTAATAACGATGGCATGATGCCAGACACTGGATTTCATCTTTCATAAGGACTCTCATTTGCTTCTCACAACCCTACCCTGGTTTTGGAGATACTAAAGTAACATTCTGAATGTCAGAGgatatataaattttcttttcaaggtTTTCCGAACAAAAGACCAGGGCCATATAAGTGCATTTAGTACTAGTaataaaagtattattaatatatttgccTAAGGGaattcacttttcttttcttttttaaataaatgtatttacttttggctgcgctgggtctttgatgcagcgcgcgggcttctcattgcagtggcttctcttgctgcggagcacgggctctaggcacccgggcttcagtagttgtggcatgctggctcagtagttgtggctcgtgggctctagagcacaggctcagtagttgtggcgcaagggcttaggtgctccacagcatgtgggatcgtcccggaccagggctcaaacccatgtcgccacattggcaggcgattcttaaccactgcgctaccagggaagtgaCAGGCTCTTGTTTTAACATCTTCCTCCTGGAGAAAATTCAAGCAGAGGGTGCAAGATATTTTCGGAAAGTAGGGTATTTTGGAAGCATTTCATAACCTTTCAGACTAGgggagaaagggggaagggagagagggcgGCGGCTGCGCCTCATCCTCATCTGCAGTGGGAAAATGGTGATGCCCAAAGCCACCTGGCCTCCCAGAGCGGCACGGGCCCTGGACCCCGAGCGACCTTGGCGGGCGGCGCGACCTTGAGGCCTGCGTTTGCCTCAGTTGCCCCCTCTGCGCGATGGGAAGACGTCCTGGCCGCGGGCCCAGGCAGGTGCATGTCTCTCGGGCTCCCACCGACCCAACCGGCCCACCAGGGCGGTCTTCAAGCCCCATCCCCAACCCAGTCGCCTGCGCGCGACCCCACACCGCAACGCGGAGACCGAAGCGGCGGGCGGGAACCTGGCTGCATCTGCCAGCGCGCACGCGCGTCTTCCGTCCCTCCTCTCCGGCGCCATCTCCACCCATAGGCCCAGGCACACCGTCACTTCGACTGACCCGTGGTCGCGATTGGCCAGAGATGAGGCGCGCGACCGGCCATGGGCGGGGCCTGGACCGGCTATAAAAGAGGCGGGCGGTGGGGCTCGTGCTGCTTTGCAGACGCCGCCACATCGGGATCTCCCGCGCAGCTCAACCATGGTCAACCCTACCGTGTTCTTTGACATCGCCGTCGACGGCGAGCCCTTGGGCCGCGTCTCCTTCGAGGTTGGGGCGGGCGGCGGCGCGCCGGGTGGGCCTGAGCGGGCGGCGGGGGGAGGCCGAGGGGCTGGGTGCGGGCGCCCCGCCTGAGGAACGCGGGCGGCGCGGCGCCATTTCCTGACGAGGGGCCATTTTGGGAGGCCGGGGGCGGCGGGCAGACAaaggcggggcgggcgggggaggcGCGGCCGCGCCCTTCCGGCCGCGCACGTGCTCGGGCCGCGAGCCGTTGGCCGCCGCGTGGGACCGCGGGGCCCTGAGGGTCGGCAACGCCCCAAGCGGAAGGCGGGCGCCGGCCCCGGCCAGCCGCGACCTTCCCGGGGCCGCCCTCGAGGACTCGGAAGCCGCTTCCTTCGAGCCGACGCGGCGGCCGCACCTGAAGGCTGCCTTTTCCCGCGCCGGGCGCGCCAAGGGCCGGTGGGGATAGCAGCCCATCCCTTGTCCCGAAGGACGCTTGCTAGTTCGGGGTTGGGTTACAAGGGTGCGGGGTCGGCCGGCTCGAGGGCTTCCCCGGGTGTCTTAAAATTGCGAGGTTGAAGTAGAAAgaggcccctccccgcccccaccccgagCGGAAATGTGCCGGCCGCCTTCCCTCCGCTGGCGCCGAGGCCCGCCTTCCGCTGCGGTGACGGCGGGTGGGAGGCGCCCGGGCCCCTCCGGGTCATCCCCGCGCAGAACGGGCTAGTCGAGACCGGCAGCGCGGCAGGCCTTCTCCGGTGGTTTCCTAATTAGTTCAGGCGTGTTATGGGTACTTCTTAATCAGTTGGTAATCACAGCAGGGTAGCTAAGTAACTCGGCGGGCTCTTCAAACGGTAAATGGGATTCCGTTCCAGTTAACCCAACATGGTAGGTCTTGGGGTGTAGCCCTAAGTGGTTTTATCCTCTTTTACCACTTCTCAAAGAGCCGCCAGTGATCAGGTTGTAGGATCTTAGTCCAAGTTTAGATAGCCCCCCCATGCAGATCAGTCTGTAGCCCACTCTCACTGTAGTCAGAGCTAAGAATTGATAAGGGCCCATGTGGAAACTTGCCCTCACGTAAAAACTCTGGACAAATATTACATCCAGTAGATGTATACTCCACCTTTATCTGAAGTCAGCTGATAATTGGCCAGGGGCCACGTGGAAACTTGGCGTGAGCCTAACCCTTTGTAGCTTGTGTGTCTCAGGTTAGCCAGAGGGCTTAATGGAAATGAGATAGGCGCTCTGACAGATCCCTTGGTGAGAATGGAGGTGGAAGTGCCACCGCGAGCTTTAACTTTCGTAAAGGTCTAAAAGGGAAACGAGTTAGTACAAGGGTTGGAGACACGTTAATACTTAAAACCGTACGTTTTATGTACAGTACATAGAAGCTAGCTAGCAAGTCTTCTAAGAAACATCCAGGGATTTCAGTAGATGATTTAAGTCACAGGTCTGTGGAATAGTTCATTCAGTACTTTAAACTGTCTTTATGCAAGGGCTTGCGTTTTCTATGGTATTTAAGCTTTTTTAGCCAAAATGTTTGATATATGCAGGAAAGGTTCGAAGCAGTTGTACTAGAAACCAATCTTTATTTTTTACCCCACTACTAGGTAAGGGACCTGGAAACCAAGAAGTGACTGCTCATCCAATCCATAAAGCTATGTTAACAGATTGGAGGTAGTAGCATTTTCATTACCAGTGACTAAAATTACAGCCATTGACTCCCTGATCGTGACTCCCTGATCGTGCAGGAGTACTTGCTATTCTTGAAAGTTCTTGTCTTTAGGTTCAAGTTGAAGTTGGGGGAGGTGATGTACCTTTGAGAGACCATATATCTGTTCAGAATAGGTGTGATACACATAAAAGTTCTAAGTCACTTTTGAGAAGCCTCACACTATCTGAGTCATTCCTGGTTCTGGAGTTTTGGCATGTCTTTGGGTGTCATGTTGCTAACCCAACCCCGCAGGACCTTAAGGCTGTCAGGAGCCGTTCTTATTTGGGATTCAAAGTAATTACTGAAGAAGCATTCTCTTCtagtgagaaaatgaatttatgaTTCAGAGGCCCCTAAAGACAAGGGTACTAAGCAACAAAATATGTAAGCAGATGTTTTTCATTAACTGTCATTTTCTCTTACAGCTGTTTGCAGACAAAGTTCCAAAGACAGCaggttagttttatttattttttaaatgtttaactaAGGTATTCTGATTTTAACTgttgtgtctatatacatatacactttaTTTTAACAGAAAACTTCCGTGCTCTGAGCACTGGGGAGAAAGGCTTTGGTTATAAAGGTTCCTGCTTTCACAGAATAATTCCGGGATTTATGTGCCAGGTATGAAATTTACTGATACTGATTTGGGTTCTCTTAATTTGGGATTGAGCCAGAACACTTCAGAATGTGCACATATGGTCTGTCTGCATTGGTGCGTCTACTTTTATACTTTGTTTTCTGTTATATTTGTCTGACAATTTTGCACTGATACCATGCCATCTAAATTGCTGTGGTCTgtaataaatgttcttttttttaagtgcacataTGAACTAAAATGTTAATTCTACCATTTTGGTTCCACTTGACCCTTTTAATTAGTTTAAACTTGAGTTTTAAAGTTTGAACCTTGCAGACTTGGCATGTTTTCCAACTGTGTTGCCAAAAGTGACAGGTTCCTCTTTTATGTTCACAGGGTGGTGACTTCACACGCCATAATGGCACTGGTGGCAAGTCCATTTATGGGGAGAAATTTGATGATGAGAATTTCCTCCTGAAGCATACGGGTCCTGGCATCTTGTCCATGGCAAATGCTGGCCCCAACACAAACGGTTCCCAGTTTTTCATCTGCACTGCCAAGACTGAGTGGTAAGAGCAGAGCGTAGCAAAGGCAACCTTTCCCTGCTGTTTCCTGCTCTAAAGTAGTAGAAGGGCATGAATAGTCACAAGTTTAGATAGTGCACTATAGAAAGTGAGATACTCTAATGGCAAAACAGGGCACTTTGTTGAGTAGTTGAATTTAAGAGTGGTGCTTTCATCTAATTAGCATGTGATTTGTTGGCTCTTTTTTAGGGGTCCATTCTAAAATTAGGATTCTTAACAGTGATTAGAGACTGTTGGAGACCACCTTTTTTAGACTGGCTTAAAGAAATCTGGtgttgacactttttttttttaggtaaaagGATAAAATGTTACCGGTATTTAACTAGTCGACATTAGCTAGTACTAAAAGCTGGACAAACCACTCTTCTGGTCTTCTCTTGCTTGGGTATGCTATATTGATTTGTGGGACACTGTTCTTATCTCAGTGCACAATGCAGGCTGCTTATTTCTGTCTTATTTCATTACTACCTGCAGGTCGCAGGTCGTAATGTTTATTCTTCTGTTTCCAGGTTGGATGGCAAGCATGTGGTCTTTGGCAAGGTGAAAGAGGGCATGAATATTGTGGAAGCCATGGAGCGCTTTGGGTCCAGGAATGGCAAGACCAGCAAGAAGATCACCATTGCTGACTGTGGACAAATCTAATAATAAATTTGACTTGTGTTTTatcttaaccaccagaccatTCCTTCTGTAGCTCAGGAGAGCACCCCTTCATCCCCATCTGCTCAAAATATACTATAATCTTTGTGCTCTCATTGCACTTCTTTGGGTTCCATATTTTCCTTATTCCCCTCCAGGTTTAGCTGAATTGCAAAGTTAAGTTTATGGttatgaaataaaaactaaacaacTGTTGTCTGTCCTTGTTTGGGTTAGGGTATTGATGTAGATTTCATTTTAAGCAGCAACACGTTACTTCTAAGACAACAGTTGCTGTGTTTGTTTAAAAGAGTATCTTTGTTTTTTGCTTCCCTGATCCAAGAATTAAGTTTTGCTGATTGAGTATCCCAAGGGCAAGCTGTGACTGGAATACTGAAGATGTAGGCTCGGGCAGGGAAAAAACAAGGTGGAACTTCAAGATTGTGACC
Coding sequences within:
- the PPIA gene encoding peptidyl-prolyl cis-trans isomerase A; the encoded protein is MVNPTVFFDIAVDGEPLGRVSFELFADKVPKTAENFRALSTGEKGFGYKGSCFHRIIPGFMCQGGDFTRHNGTGGKSIYGEKFDDENFLLKHTGPGILSMANAGPNTNGSQFFICTAKTEWLDGKHVVFGKVKEGMNIVEAMERFGSRNGKTSKKITIADCGQI